Within Sphingobium sp. KCTC 72723, the genomic segment AGCAACGCCCCGACGGCGGGTCCGATCGCCTTGCCCCCTGCGCAGGCCAGCCACGCATCCACGCCGCTCGGCTCGGTCACGTGGATGGATCGCATGTCGCTCATCCCCTGCGGCACCATCAATTCGCGGTGAAAGGACAAATGCAGCGGATCGCCCCGTTCCAGCAATTCGGCCAGCGCATAAACGCGCCCTTCGCGCATGTCGCGATAGGGGAAAGGGTCGCGCACATATTTTTCCACGAACAATGCGTGCAGATGCGCGGGTGGCGGCGGCCCGGCGTGCAGCTCGACGATCGCATCCTCGTCCACCGGGCGAAAGATCAGCGTCGTATAGACCGCGCCGGTGCGCAGCCGCAGCCGTTCCAGAAAATCCCGCCACAACGGTTGCTGGAACATCCCTTCATGCAGGGCCGTCAATAATCCGCCATCGTCCAATCGCATAAGCGATACTCATATATCCTCCCATTTGGGAGGTCCATGGGCAATCGCGTCCTGCCATAACGATCGTCAAGAAGCGTGCGAGGATCCCATGACAGACGCCAAGACCCTGACCCATCTGGAGCGACTCGAAGCCGAGAGCATTCACATCCTGCGGGAAGTGGTGTCCGAAGCGGAAAAGCCAGTGATGCTCTATTCCGTAGGCAAGGATTCAGCGGTGATGCTGCATCTGGCGCGCAAGGCATTCTACCCTTCGCCGCCGCCCTTTCCGCTGCTGCATGTCGACACGACCTGGAAATTTCAGGAAATGTACAAGCTGCGTGACCGGATGGCGCAGGAAAGCGGCATGGAATTGCTGGTCTATCAGAATCAGGAAGCCAAGGATCGCGGCATCAACCCGTTCGACCATGGCGCGCTCCACACCGACATGTGGAAAACCGAAGGGTTGAAGCAGGCGCTCAACCTCTACGGGTTCGACGCGGCCTTCGGCGGCGCGCGGCGTGACGAGGAAAAGAGCCGGGCGAAGGAACGCATCTTCTCCTTCCGCACCGCCTCCCATGGCTGGGATCCGAAAAACCAGCGGCCCGAATTGTGGAACCTCTACAACGCCAAAAAGAGCAAGGGCGAGAGCATCCGCATCTTCCCCATCTCCAACTGGACCGAGCTGGACATCTGGCAATATATCCATCTCAACGACATCCCCATCGTCCCGCTCTATTTCTCGGCCAAGCGCCCGACGGTGGAGCGCGACGGCATGTTGCTGATGGTCGATGACGACCGTTTCCCGCTCGAACCGGGCGAAGTGCCAGTCGAACGCTCGATCCGCTTCCGCACTTTGGGCTGCTATCCGCTCACCGGCGCGGTCGAAAGCGAGGCCGCAACCCTGCCTGAAGTCATTCAGGAAATGCTGCTGACCACCACGTCCGAACGGCAAGGCCGCGCGATCGACAAGGACGCCGGCGGCGCGGGCATGGAGAAGAAGAAGCAGGAAGGGTATTTCTGACCTGAGCTTCGCTCAGGTCAGCCCCAGCGCAGGCTGGGGTCGCAGGCGTCCGGTCGGACGCTCTCGCAGACCCCTGACTCTCCCCAAGATCAACGAGATCCCAGCGTTCGCTGGGATGACGAGGTAAGCGATATGACCGACACCCTCACCGACCCCATCTACAAGACCGACGCCCTCATCGCGCAGGACATCGACGCCTATCTGGACGTGCATCAGCATAAGACGATGCTGCGCTTCATCACCTGCGGGTCGGTGGATGACGGCAAATCCACGCTGATCGGC encodes:
- the cysD gene encoding sulfate adenylyltransferase subunit CysD, which codes for MTDAKTLTHLERLEAESIHILREVVSEAEKPVMLYSVGKDSAVMLHLARKAFYPSPPPFPLLHVDTTWKFQEMYKLRDRMAQESGMELLVYQNQEAKDRGINPFDHGALHTDMWKTEGLKQALNLYGFDAAFGGARRDEEKSRAKERIFSFRTASHGWDPKNQRPELWNLYNAKKSKGESIRIFPISNWTELDIWQYIHLNDIPIVPLYFSAKRPTVERDGMLLMVDDDRFPLEPGEVPVERSIRFRTLGCYPLTGAVESEAATLPEVIQEMLLTTTSERQGRAIDKDAGGAGMEKKKQEGYF